The Thalassoroseus pseudoceratinae genome has a segment encoding these proteins:
- a CDS encoding zinc ribbon domain-containing protein, whose amino-acid sequence MDEWDDEPLDTVKCPNCHEDVYEDAEQCPYCGWYMTSDSSAFDGKPVWFVLLGLAGIAAVIAALSGIF is encoded by the coding sequence ATGGATGAATGGGATGACGAGCCGCTCGACACCGTCAAATGCCCAAATTGCCATGAGGATGTCTACGAGGACGCCGAACAGTGTCCGTATTGCGGCTGGTATATGACGTCTGACAGCTCCGCCTTCGACGGAAAACCCGTGTGGTTCGTTCTGCTCGGTCTTGCCGGAATCGCGGCCGTCATTGCTGCGTTGAGTGGGATTTTTTAG
- a CDS encoding EutN/CcmL family microcompartment protein, which produces MNVAQVVGHATSSVKHQAMQGWRLLVVQPLGQNGAFDGFPFLAIDNLGCSHGDQVLITSDGKEVRTMMQSDQTPVRWAVMGIIDPPDSE; this is translated from the coding sequence ATGAATGTGGCCCAGGTTGTCGGACACGCAACTTCGAGTGTGAAACACCAAGCGATGCAAGGATGGCGACTGCTCGTCGTGCAGCCGCTTGGGCAAAACGGTGCTTTTGATGGATTCCCGTTTCTCGCCATCGACAACCTTGGATGTTCACATGGCGACCAAGTGCTGATCACAAGCGACGGTAAAGAAGTTCGCACAATGATGCAGTCCGATCAAACGCCGGTGCGATGGGCGGTCATGGGTATTATTGATCCGCCAGATTCCGAATAA
- a CDS encoding EutN/CcmL family microcompartment protein gives MFVARVTGSLVSTHKVQAMVGQKLLIVEPLRVNEQDKSNLQPTGRTFVVVDPIGAGVGETVLCVQGSSARFIPETKSLPVDAAIIGIVDTVTVQGQSIFDAGTDS, from the coding sequence ATGTTCGTCGCACGTGTCACCGGCAGCCTAGTTTCAACGCACAAGGTGCAAGCCATGGTTGGGCAGAAACTGCTAATTGTCGAACCGCTTCGTGTCAACGAGCAGGACAAATCCAATCTTCAACCGACCGGAAGGACGTTTGTCGTCGTTGATCCAATTGGGGCAGGGGTTGGGGAAACCGTACTGTGTGTCCAAGGGTCGAGTGCCCGGTTCATACCGGAAACGAAATCACTGCCTGTGGATGCCGCGATCATCGGAATTGTTGATACAGTTACAGTACAAGGACAGTCAATTTTTGACGCGGGAACGGACTCATAG
- a CDS encoding acetate/propionate family kinase — MSAGKVLVANLGSTSFKFRLFEMDTESQIARGGIDRIGSPTSQVEIECAGQTSTFEATIPDHAAAVQICFDSLTDADSGCLQSIDEVVGIGFKAVFAGDLSGVRRVDENLLATMEDLSEIAPAHNPPYVRAMRSLQEAFPDLPLVAALETGFHETIPLENRLYAVPYEWAADYQVRRWGFHGASHRYISQRIAEKLQRDDLKVISCHLGGSSSICATKGGQSFATSMGMSPQTGLPHNNRVGDFDPFALPLVLKKSGKTLQELLTEMSSQGGLLGLSGLSSDVRDLEKAASEGHERAKLALDHLVSSIRHYVGGYMALLGGLDVLVFTGGIGENSNFIRSEVCLEMEWAGLALDETANNSASGEAKISKNDSSVDVWTIPTNEELVVARQTLDNINQTAS, encoded by the coding sequence ATGTCTGCGGGCAAAGTACTAGTCGCGAATCTTGGCTCGACGAGTTTCAAGTTTCGACTATTCGAGATGGATACTGAGTCGCAAATTGCTCGTGGTGGAATTGATCGGATTGGTAGTCCGACGAGTCAAGTCGAAATCGAGTGTGCCGGCCAAACGTCGACATTCGAGGCAACCATCCCGGATCACGCTGCAGCGGTTCAAATCTGCTTCGACTCGCTGACTGATGCGGATTCAGGATGCCTCCAATCAATCGATGAGGTTGTCGGTATTGGATTCAAGGCTGTCTTCGCGGGAGATTTAAGTGGCGTTCGACGAGTGGACGAAAATCTGCTCGCAACAATGGAGGATCTTTCTGAAATCGCACCAGCACATAACCCACCTTACGTGCGTGCCATGCGATCTCTGCAAGAAGCGTTTCCAGACTTACCGTTAGTCGCGGCACTAGAAACAGGATTTCACGAGACGATTCCGCTTGAGAATCGACTATACGCCGTCCCATATGAATGGGCGGCCGACTATCAAGTTCGTCGTTGGGGATTTCATGGGGCTAGCCATCGCTACATTAGTCAACGGATTGCCGAGAAACTGCAGCGTGATGATCTCAAAGTCATCTCATGCCATCTTGGCGGCAGTAGTTCCATCTGTGCGACTAAAGGCGGTCAATCCTTCGCAACTAGCATGGGGATGAGTCCACAGACCGGCCTTCCTCACAATAATCGGGTGGGTGACTTTGATCCTTTCGCACTCCCACTGGTGTTGAAGAAGTCGGGAAAGACATTGCAGGAACTACTGACTGAAATGTCGAGCCAAGGAGGTTTGCTGGGACTCAGTGGACTCAGCAGCGACGTGCGAGACCTGGAGAAAGCAGCAAGCGAGGGTCATGAGCGAGCGAAACTTGCTTTAGATCACCTAGTATCCTCGATCCGTCACTATGTCGGTGGTTATATGGCATTGCTAGGTGGACTTGATGTGCTCGTTTTCACCGGAGGCATCGGTGAAAACAGTAACTTCATTCGGTCTGAAGTTTGCTTGGAAATGGAGTGGGCTGGTCTAGCACTGGATGAGACGGCAAACAATTCCGCAAGCGGAGAGGCGAAAATCTCGAAGAACGACAGTTCTGTCGATGTTTGGACGATACCAACAAACGAAGAGTTGGTTGTCGCTCGTCAAACACTCGACAACATCAATCAAACGGCCTCGTAG
- a CDS encoding DUF1573 domain-containing protein, translating to MPPTSSDTSRNLFTQFLSAKTIGLVAISLPCLVSVGFRQAGARPTDSTAKVDRPALMFDQYAVNLGKVPAAKIVQARFGFRNAGTEPVTITELKPSCGCLQPKIEKTQYAPGETGTFYLRSDAATQESGPQEYWLTVKYEDPKPRETKLLFKLELPERRVTITPRALTFYQFSSQSTTQTFTVNDFRAKPLTVLNATCKTSHVEVQVQQVDSGQKVAGPQAKISVTVAGDVPPGIHEHVVKVETNDDVYPTLWIPIQVVGKPEMAKTGRTAKKSHSTQQ from the coding sequence ATGCCACCCACATCGTCGGACACATCACGAAATCTGTTCACCCAGTTCCTGTCTGCTAAGACAATTGGTTTGGTCGCCATATCCTTGCCATGCCTCGTTTCCGTGGGGTTCCGGCAGGCTGGTGCACGCCCTACGGATTCCACCGCCAAGGTCGACCGACCGGCGTTGATGTTTGATCAGTACGCCGTCAATCTCGGCAAAGTCCCGGCCGCGAAAATTGTCCAAGCGAGATTCGGTTTCCGCAATGCCGGAACCGAACCGGTGACGATTACCGAATTGAAGCCGAGTTGCGGGTGTCTTCAACCAAAAATCGAGAAAACCCAGTACGCACCTGGCGAAACCGGCACATTTTATTTGCGGTCCGATGCGGCGACACAGGAATCCGGTCCACAAGAATACTGGCTGACCGTCAAGTACGAGGATCCGAAGCCCCGCGAAACAAAGCTCTTGTTCAAGCTAGAACTTCCAGAGCGACGGGTCACGATCACGCCGAGGGCGTTGACGTTCTATCAATTCAGTAGTCAATCGACGACGCAAACATTCACTGTCAACGATTTTCGTGCGAAGCCATTGACCGTTCTCAACGCAACTTGCAAAACTTCCCATGTCGAAGTTCAGGTGCAACAAGTTGACTCCGGTCAGAAAGTCGCTGGACCGCAAGCCAAGATTTCCGTCACCGTTGCGGGCGATGTCCCGCCGGGAATCCACGAACACGTTGTCAAAGTCGAGACCAACGACGACGTCTACCCGACACTTTGGATTCCTATCCAAGTCGTCGGCAAACCCGAAATGGCCAAGACAGGGCGAACGGCTAAAAAATCCCACTCAACGCAGCAATGA
- a CDS encoding malate dehydrogenase, producing the protein MKVSIIGAGGLVGSCAGFALQAGQIVREIALIDVNREAAEGQALDLLHGASFLADQVIQAAGTEAVSDSDVVVITAGLRRKPDESRLDLINRNVELFRKILADIKSHGLKQDATVFVVSNPVDVLTYLAVRDLSLPAERVIGLGTVLDTTRLRGMLSAQLQVPPTQVSAMMLGEHGDSMVAMWSAAQIAGLPIDKFPGVTPGLLQDVERRTRGSGAEVIKKKGGAGFAVGVSIAEVVHSIALDQRRILPVSSLQTGAYGIHDVCLSVPTVVGRTGVMEQIEIDLWPKERLGLVNSAGVLRETIQKVL; encoded by the coding sequence ATGAAAGTTAGTATTATAGGTGCTGGCGGACTCGTTGGCTCGTGTGCTGGTTTCGCGCTTCAGGCTGGTCAAATTGTGCGTGAGATCGCACTCATCGACGTCAATCGCGAAGCTGCAGAAGGTCAGGCTCTCGATCTCCTCCATGGAGCTTCGTTCCTAGCCGACCAAGTCATCCAAGCTGCAGGTACGGAAGCTGTAAGCGATAGTGATGTTGTCGTCATCACGGCCGGGCTTCGGAGAAAACCGGACGAAAGCCGACTCGACTTGATCAATCGCAATGTCGAGTTGTTCCGAAAGATCTTGGCAGATATCAAAAGTCATGGTCTAAAACAAGACGCAACAGTCTTCGTGGTTTCCAACCCGGTTGACGTTTTGACATATCTAGCGGTCCGTGATCTGTCACTTCCTGCAGAGCGTGTTATCGGGCTGGGAACAGTGCTTGACACGACTCGACTTCGGGGAATGTTGTCCGCTCAGTTGCAGGTTCCGCCGACTCAGGTTTCAGCGATGATGCTCGGTGAGCATGGCGATAGCATGGTTGCCATGTGGTCGGCGGCTCAAATTGCCGGTCTGCCAATTGACAAGTTTCCTGGTGTGACTCCCGGGCTTCTGCAAGATGTGGAACGGCGAACACGCGGAAGCGGTGCGGAGGTGATCAAGAAGAAGGGCGGAGCCGGTTTCGCCGTTGGCGTTTCAATCGCGGAAGTTGTGCATAGCATTGCCTTGGATCAGCGAAGAATCCTCCCCGTGTCGTCACTCCAAACCGGCGCCTATGGCATCCATGACGTCTGTCTGTCAGTACCGACAGTTGTCGGTCGTACGGGTGTGATGGAGCAGATCGAAATTGATCTCTGGCCGAAAGAACGGTTGGGCCTCGTCAATTCTGCTGGCGTGTTGCGAGAGACAATTCAGAAGGTCCTGTAA
- a CDS encoding class II aldolase/adducin family protein yields MYHPLFNNPEIKEQICEIGRRVYDKGFAAANDGNISYRVGENEVLCSPTMICKGFMKPEDVCMVDLDGGQLAGERKRTSEILLHLTIMKHRPDVKAVVHCHPPHATAFAVAREPIPQCVLPEIEVFMGEVPLAPYETPGGQAFADTVVPFLKSTNTIILTNHGTVSFGKTLEEAYWKTEILDAYCRILLLAKQLGPIKYLDEKESTELLDLKKKLGFDDPRFHVEDCDLCSNSAFRDGYQEQMPKQRAFDPAPQYPGYLQTKSASQPSVDTEAVVQAITEQVMAAMNR; encoded by the coding sequence ATGTACCATCCACTATTCAACAATCCTGAGATCAAAGAGCAGATTTGCGAGATCGGACGTCGTGTCTACGACAAGGGTTTCGCTGCTGCGAACGATGGTAACATCTCGTATCGCGTTGGTGAAAACGAAGTCCTCTGCTCACCGACGATGATCTGCAAAGGCTTTATGAAGCCTGAAGACGTCTGCATGGTTGACCTCGATGGTGGACAACTTGCCGGCGAACGGAAACGCACGAGCGAAATCTTGCTTCACCTGACAATCATGAAGCATCGTCCTGACGTCAAAGCCGTTGTGCACTGCCATCCGCCGCACGCAACTGCGTTTGCTGTCGCTCGGGAACCGATCCCCCAATGCGTGCTTCCTGAAATCGAAGTATTCATGGGCGAAGTCCCCTTGGCCCCATACGAAACTCCAGGCGGACAAGCTTTTGCTGACACAGTCGTTCCGTTCCTGAAGAGCACTAACACCATCATCTTGACGAACCACGGTACGGTTAGCTTTGGCAAAACACTTGAGGAAGCTTACTGGAAGACAGAAATTCTCGACGCTTATTGCCGAATTTTGTTGCTAGCAAAACAACTCGGTCCGATCAAATATCTCGATGAGAAAGAGTCGACTGAACTCCTGGATTTGAAGAAGAAGCTCGGCTTCGACGATCCACGATTCCACGTTGAAGACTGTGATCTCTGTAGCAACAGCGCCTTCCGCGACGGCTATCAAGAGCAAATGCCCAAGCAACGGGCCTTCGATCCAGCTCCTCAGTATCCGGGTTACTTGCAAACGAAATCAGCGAGTCAGCCGTCCGTTGATACTGAAGCCGTTGTTCAAGCCATCACAGAGCAAGTGATGGCTGCAATGAACCGTTAG
- a CDS encoding EutN/CcmL family microcompartment protein, with translation MRIGEVIGKLTLSQCHPSLIGARWTVTVPLTLDGLNDDAAGRGEAMIVFDELMAHEGANIAISEGAEAAAPFHPDTKPIDAYTAAILDHIDVINPNA, from the coding sequence ATGCGAATTGGCGAAGTCATTGGAAAACTTACGCTCTCACAATGTCACCCCTCTTTGATTGGTGCTCGTTGGACGGTCACAGTGCCATTAACACTCGATGGTTTGAACGACGATGCCGCCGGACGAGGCGAGGCGATGATCGTCTTTGACGAGCTAATGGCTCACGAAGGAGCAAACATTGCCATTAGTGAAGGTGCGGAAGCAGCCGCTCCATTTCATCCGGATACGAAACCCATCGACGCATACACTGCCGCAATCCTCGATCATATTGATGTCATTAATCCCAACGCTTAG
- a CDS encoding aldehyde dehydrogenase family protein, which translates to MVQANEQAIRQVVEEVLAQLGKQPASRARQRHQITQNHSNGSSSGQYGVFSDAESAIVAAKSGFEQLSQSPMAARKKIIEIVKQTCFEQAEELGRLEFEETKIGRLEHKIEKLKIIKDVPGTEWLRADCVSGDNGLTVTEYAPFGIIGAITPVTHSLPTLAGNIVNMVAAGNSLVCNPHPSGRKIAAEGVRRFNQQIEQQTGLQNVVTIVAEPTLETAEQIFNHRDVRVLCVTGGPGVARAALSSRKKAIVAGPGNPPVVVDETADLDRAATSIVAGAAYDNNLLCIGEKEVFAVNEIFDQLMSSVEQHGGYRLSQSQFDQLTSVAFQPTQDPKTGRTKFALNRDLIGRDASVLAQEIGLSIPKETQILFAECDESNPFVSEEQMMPCVPFVRTRDAAHAIELAKEYEHGFGHTAIIHSRNVDTMTYMGRVMNTTLFVKNGPSMAGLGLGGEGYLSFSIATPTGEGVTNPLTFTRQRRCVLSGSLNIV; encoded by the coding sequence ATGGTTCAAGCAAATGAACAAGCGATTCGGCAAGTCGTCGAAGAAGTTCTAGCTCAACTTGGGAAGCAACCTGCGAGTCGCGCTCGCCAGCGGCATCAGATCACTCAAAATCATTCCAATGGCTCTTCATCTGGACAGTATGGAGTTTTTAGTGATGCGGAGTCTGCCATTGTCGCTGCAAAATCCGGTTTTGAGCAACTGTCTCAATCGCCGATGGCAGCTCGCAAGAAGATCATCGAGATCGTCAAACAGACATGCTTCGAGCAAGCAGAAGAACTAGGCCGGCTTGAGTTTGAAGAAACAAAGATTGGCCGACTCGAGCACAAGATTGAGAAACTCAAGATCATCAAAGACGTGCCGGGAACGGAGTGGCTGCGGGCTGATTGTGTCAGTGGTGACAACGGACTAACAGTTACCGAGTATGCTCCATTCGGTATCATCGGTGCTATTACGCCGGTAACGCACTCGTTGCCAACTCTTGCCGGCAACATTGTCAACATGGTTGCCGCCGGGAATTCGCTGGTTTGCAACCCGCATCCAAGCGGACGAAAGATTGCCGCCGAAGGTGTTCGTCGATTCAATCAGCAAATTGAACAGCAAACTGGTCTTCAGAATGTTGTGACGATCGTCGCTGAACCGACACTTGAAACCGCAGAACAGATCTTCAACCATCGAGACGTCCGAGTGTTGTGTGTTACCGGCGGACCGGGTGTCGCTCGTGCAGCTTTGTCTAGTCGGAAGAAGGCAATTGTCGCCGGTCCTGGTAATCCACCGGTGGTGGTTGATGAAACTGCCGACTTAGATCGAGCGGCAACTTCCATCGTTGCGGGTGCGGCCTATGACAACAACCTATTGTGTATTGGTGAAAAGGAAGTATTCGCAGTCAACGAAATCTTCGATCAATTGATGAGTTCAGTGGAACAGCATGGCGGCTATCGCCTGTCTCAGTCTCAGTTTGATCAGTTGACGAGCGTCGCATTTCAGCCGACTCAAGACCCTAAAACAGGACGCACGAAGTTCGCTCTCAACCGAGACCTGATTGGGCGGGATGCCTCAGTGCTTGCTCAGGAAATCGGGCTGAGCATTCCAAAAGAAACTCAAATTCTCTTCGCAGAGTGCGATGAATCTAACCCGTTCGTGTCCGAAGAACAGATGATGCCTTGTGTTCCGTTTGTCAGAACTCGGGATGCCGCTCATGCCATTGAACTCGCAAAGGAATACGAGCACGGTTTTGGTCACACGGCTATTATTCATAGTCGTAATGTCGACACCATGACGTACATGGGCCGCGTGATGAACACAACTCTGTTCGTCAAGAACGGACCGTCAATGGCAGGACTTGGTCTCGGAGGTGAAGGCTATCTCTCATTTAGTATTGCGACACCAACTGGTGAAGGCGTGACAAATCCTTTGACCTTCACTCGTCAACGACGCTGTGTGTTGTCGGGTTCACTAAATATCGTCTAG
- a CDS encoding RpiB/LacA/LacB family sugar-phosphate isomerase, translating to MGSNTEAVSLAISQICRASVRGVLVCSDQCFEVACRANRQQKVRAVVVEDSNDVQAAREQVNANVFCVSPRSIPLYSIRNLFREITRLKPSPQEGWSD from the coding sequence GTGGGGTCGAACACAGAAGCTGTTTCGCTTGCGATTTCTCAAATTTGTCGTGCGAGTGTTCGTGGAGTTCTCGTGTGTTCGGACCAATGTTTTGAGGTGGCATGTCGCGCAAACCGTCAGCAGAAAGTCCGGGCAGTTGTTGTGGAGGATTCCAACGATGTTCAAGCGGCCCGAGAGCAAGTGAATGCCAACGTGTTTTGCGTAAGTCCACGATCAATTCCTTTGTATTCAATCCGAAATCTCTTCCGCGAGATCACTCGATTGAAGCCCAGTCCGCAAGAAGGATGGAGCGACTAG
- a CDS encoding GTPase family protein — MFQKVRSWFQNRGLSPRSQEAFQAERTRLLSATPVPVFWLFGKTGSGKTSIIKYLTKAERAAIGTGFRPETKQSQRYDFPSSDQPLLQFLDTRGLGEIGYDPTEDIDRFDDVAHLMLVTIRVTDHALEPMLEPLRRIRKAKPDRPIILAITCLHELYPPEQEQHLEPDPFGQSPTDEWDMDRLPEALQRGLEEHRNRFRELVDVIVPLDFTLPEDGFTVSDFGGDRLQRALIDQLPAAYRQTFLTMADVMGSLRELHEEQATPFILGASTMAATAAAVPLPWIDIPAVAGIQSELIRRLGSLYGKKLDWEQFLQMAGAMGGRLLLRQAIREPLKLIPFVGQAANAALAFASTYGLGEACCWYYGQRLAGHSPTQAELKEVLKDRIAEAHKLWAKHQASEANSTPFPNEKETP, encoded by the coding sequence ATGTTTCAGAAAGTCCGCAGTTGGTTTCAGAATCGCGGATTGAGTCCCCGTTCACAAGAAGCGTTTCAAGCCGAACGCACACGTCTGCTATCAGCAACACCGGTTCCTGTGTTTTGGTTGTTTGGAAAGACCGGTAGTGGCAAGACGTCGATCATCAAATACCTTACCAAAGCGGAACGCGCCGCCATTGGCACGGGGTTTCGGCCGGAAACTAAACAATCTCAGCGATACGATTTCCCATCGTCTGACCAACCACTCTTGCAGTTTCTCGATACACGGGGACTCGGCGAGATTGGTTACGATCCGACTGAAGATATCGATCGGTTCGACGACGTGGCTCATCTGATGCTGGTGACGATCCGCGTCACGGATCATGCATTGGAACCCATGCTCGAGCCGCTCCGTCGCATTCGGAAAGCCAAACCGGACCGCCCAATCATTCTGGCCATCACTTGTCTGCATGAGTTGTATCCGCCCGAGCAAGAGCAACACCTCGAACCCGACCCATTCGGTCAGTCTCCCACCGATGAGTGGGACATGGATCGCTTACCGGAAGCATTGCAACGTGGGCTTGAAGAACACCGGAACCGTTTCCGAGAACTCGTGGACGTGATCGTGCCGTTGGACTTCACCTTGCCCGAAGACGGTTTCACCGTCTCCGACTTCGGTGGGGACCGTTTACAGAGGGCGTTGATCGATCAATTGCCGGCCGCCTATCGACAAACATTTCTGACCATGGCCGACGTGATGGGGTCGCTTCGGGAACTCCATGAGGAACAAGCCACGCCGTTCATTCTCGGGGCATCCACAATGGCGGCGACCGCAGCGGCCGTTCCGCTACCGTGGATCGATATTCCGGCGGTCGCGGGGATTCAGTCCGAACTGATTCGGCGGCTCGGTTCGCTATACGGAAAAAAGTTAGACTGGGAACAATTCCTGCAAATGGCCGGAGCCATGGGCGGTCGGTTGTTGCTCAGACAAGCGATTCGCGAGCCATTGAAGCTCATTCCGTTTGTCGGCCAAGCGGCCAACGCGGCGTTGGCGTTCGCATCGACCTACGGACTGGGTGAAGCCTGCTGTTGGTACTATGGTCAGCGATTGGCCGGGCATTCACCAACTCAGGCGGAGTTGAAAGAGGTTCTCAAAGACCGGATTGCCGAGGCGCATAAGTTGTGGGCGAAACATCAAGCGAGCGAAGCGAATTCAACTCCCTTTCCGAATGAAAAGGAGACTCCGTGA
- a CDS encoding 3-keto-disaccharide hydrolase, which translates to MFPKAAIAVQFLTVGFLLSHPCFGAENAPAKKSAKKKNSETEWRSLFDGKSLKGWEISKFGGEGDVSVEKGAIYLDIGNYMTGIRTTQEIPKIDYEVQLEAQRVTGTDFFCGFTFPVGKDPCSLILGGWGGGVCGLSSIDGLDASENQTTSYRQFKNGKWYTVRLRVTKEKIEAWIDDEKIVDQELDGRRVSIRSEVDLSRPFGFATFATCGALKDIKIRKLKPQKKTKG; encoded by the coding sequence ATGTTCCCAAAAGCCGCCATTGCAGTCCAATTCCTGACGGTTGGATTCCTCCTGTCGCATCCCTGTTTCGGAGCCGAAAACGCCCCCGCGAAAAAATCTGCGAAAAAGAAGAACTCGGAAACGGAGTGGAGATCGCTATTCGATGGAAAATCGCTGAAAGGGTGGGAGATCTCGAAATTCGGTGGCGAGGGTGATGTCTCTGTCGAAAAGGGAGCGATTTATTTGGATATCGGCAACTATATGACTGGCATCCGGACGACGCAGGAAATTCCGAAAATCGACTATGAAGTTCAACTCGAAGCCCAACGCGTTACCGGCACCGATTTCTTCTGCGGATTCACGTTTCCGGTCGGCAAGGACCCGTGCAGTTTGATCCTCGGCGGATGGGGCGGCGGCGTGTGTGGGCTCTCCAGCATTGATGGACTCGACGCATCCGAAAATCAAACCACTTCGTATCGACAATTCAAGAATGGAAAGTGGTACACAGTCCGATTGCGAGTCACGAAGGAGAAAATTGAAGCGTGGATTGATGACGAGAAGATCGTCGATCAGGAACTCGACGGCAGACGTGTATCGATTCGCAGCGAAGTGGACCTTTCTAGACCGTTCGGTTTTGCCACGTTTGCCACGTGCGGTGCGCTCAAGGATATCAAAATTCGCAAGCTCAAACCTCAGAAGAAAACCAAGGGTTGA
- a CDS encoding beta/alpha barrel domain-containing protein, with translation MSDVPTKSLDWKLNDIHSDPSGSKEFVIADAKDADMAFGIGAPGVSPERHDGELRFKTLAEYREQIRQVIRQGLVDIVLMSTSTSEQLTLREGLFDGSHVTPAIRANDTTDVHVFRGSRIGEAPAKPFRTTQLDHAQCGHLDCEPEERARGANLGLYSVTFNNDCELDLETLEQYNRFREEAERKGFRHFLEVFNPNLSKAVSDEQRPDFINDVIARTLAGVASAGRPVFLKIAYQGPKAMEQLVAYDPHLVVGVLGGAAGTTLDAFQLLYEAKKYGARAALFGRKINQAECQLAFIEFLRHIADGLLEPREAVRAYHSVLEKLEIRPHRSLEDDLVLQATQTSYGESQEEPSRPSPKKPKPVQSEAADATTPNFSRMSSEEKADYFRKRLGHVADG, from the coding sequence ATGAGTGACGTACCAACGAAATCGTTGGATTGGAAATTGAATGATATTCATTCCGACCCATCGGGCTCGAAAGAGTTCGTCATTGCCGACGCCAAGGATGCAGACATGGCGTTCGGCATTGGTGCTCCTGGGGTTTCTCCGGAACGTCATGATGGCGAGTTGCGATTCAAGACGCTGGCTGAGTACCGCGAACAGATTCGCCAAGTCATTCGTCAGGGTCTTGTCGATATCGTTTTGATGTCGACGAGCACGAGTGAGCAACTCACGCTGCGGGAAGGGTTGTTCGACGGTTCGCATGTGACACCGGCTATCCGTGCGAATGACACAACCGACGTGCACGTTTTCCGGGGGAGTCGCATTGGCGAGGCTCCCGCAAAACCGTTCCGCACGACGCAACTCGATCATGCCCAATGCGGACACTTAGATTGTGAACCGGAAGAGCGAGCACGAGGTGCAAACCTTGGTCTCTACTCAGTGACGTTCAATAACGATTGCGAACTCGACCTGGAAACCCTGGAACAATACAACCGCTTCCGAGAAGAAGCGGAACGTAAGGGGTTCCGACATTTTTTGGAAGTTTTCAATCCGAATCTTTCAAAAGCTGTTAGCGACGAGCAGCGGCCGGACTTTATCAATGATGTCATTGCTCGCACGCTGGCCGGTGTTGCTTCGGCGGGGCGACCGGTCTTCTTGAAGATCGCTTACCAAGGTCCCAAAGCGATGGAGCAGCTGGTCGCCTACGACCCGCATCTGGTTGTGGGAGTGCTCGGCGGAGCCGCGGGCACAACTTTGGATGCGTTCCAGCTTCTCTATGAAGCCAAGAAATATGGTGCTCGCGCGGCATTGTTTGGGCGGAAGATCAACCAAGCAGAGTGTCAGCTTGCATTCATCGAATTCTTGCGGCACATTGCTGATGGTTTGCTTGAACCACGCGAAGCGGTCCGAGCCTATCATTCTGTGCTCGAAAAGCTGGAGATTCGACCGCATCGGTCGTTGGAGGACGATCTCGTTCTGCAAGCGACGCAAACGAGCTACGGCGAGAGTCAAGAGGAACCCAGCCGCCCGTCGCCCAAGAAACCCAAGCCAGTTCAATCTGAAGCTGCGGACGCAACGACGCCAAACTTCAGTCGCATGTCATCCGAGGAAAAGGCAGACTATTTCCGCAAACGGTTGGGTCACGTCGCTGACGGTTGA